One Urocitellus parryii isolate mUroPar1 chromosome 8, mUroPar1.hap1, whole genome shotgun sequence DNA window includes the following coding sequences:
- the LOC144256739 gene encoding LOW QUALITY PROTEIN: uncharacterized protein LOC144256739 (The sequence of the model RefSeq protein was modified relative to this genomic sequence to represent the inferred CDS: inserted 1 base in 1 codon; deleted 2 bases in 1 codon; substituted 7 bases at 7 genomic stop codons): MGQSHSTPLSLILDHWAEVRIRAQNLSFSVKRWTWQTLCATEWPAFGVGWPPEGSFYSPLIQKVRDTVFQLGPHSHPDQQPYILTWQDLYESPPPWVKAFLVPVPAPTPPPTILSLKPPPPPFVLPESQDLTLLDPPPFPYPLPPFPNPQHPLSDSPAAGSASPPLKEEAGPAKGTRRQXMIKNPEAPVILPLRPHGPMIEDGHGGEMKIYQYWPFSSSDLYNXKNNNPPFSEDPTRLTGLIESLMFSHQPTLDDCQQLLGTLFTTEEXERILLEARKNILGPDGRPTQLPNIIEADFPLNRPNWDPNTFEGREHLSTYCRALIAGLRAAARRPTNLTKVREIIQGPNESPSMFLERIMEAYRRYTPFDPQAEDQKASVTMAFIGLAALDIRKKLQRLDGLQDMTLRDLVREAEKVYYKRETEEEKEQRREKEREQREKEREQREDERSKRQTEALTKVLITTTNRPEVRRQGDKKGYLGPRQKPHLASDQCAYCREKGHWVKECPRKKQPHQPAVLTLEDDXESRGSDPFPELRVTFEVEGTPVNFEVDTGAVYSALKAPLGPLSTKRSLVQGANGSKYRAWTTKRTMDLGKGKVHHSFLVIPECPAPLMGRDLLTKLRATITFNPEGPQMEFLNPSVKTPIVMALTMSVEDEHQLFTPPTDQTGKLPQKWITDYPDAWAETAGLGLAVKQPPIMVELKTSASPINIKQYPLSKEAKDGIRPHIQKYLALGVLRSCQSAWNTPLLPVKKPGTGDYHPVQDLREINNRVQDIHPTVPNPYNLLSTLNPERKWYTVLDLKDAFFCLPLHKDSQLLFAFEWVDPETGTSGQLTWTRLPQGFKNSPTLFDEALHRDLNNFRTMHPEVTLLQYVDDLLLAADTKENCESGTQALLSELAQLGYRASVKKAQICQQEVIFLGYSLRGGKRWLTEPRKQTVVQIPPPSNKRQLREFLGTAGFCRLWIPGFATLAAPLYLLLKGNAQFQWNPEHQQAFDNIKRALLSAPALALSDVEKPFTVYIEEKKGIAXGVLTQTLGPWKRPIAYLSKKLDPVASGWPHCLKALAAAALLIKDADKLTLGQKLTIIAPHALESIIRQPPDRWLSNSRITHYQSLLLDKDRIILGPPAPLNPATLLPEQSSEPVTHDCQHILAEETSIRWDLKDQPLPHSEIIWFTDGSSFLQDGKRWAGAAIVSRTKVIWSSNLPEGTSAQKAELIALTKALELAAGKKATIYTDSLYAFATAHIHGAIYQQRGLLTSAGKEIKNKDEILCLLSAIQSPKELAIVHCPGHQKGNDPVAVGNRRANKEAKLAALNRVTMLTLSIRGKYESGGLTTSEHPDNLTSEDTDTELLDNTEPNLQFQKALHYVNNVHQLTYLGSKKLQAFLKDQEQSFPLTGSQRKKLAERITKACRVCQLVNAYPSKLPIGRCLRGTRPGQFWEVDFTEIKPARYGLKYLLXFVDTFSGWIEAFPAKKETAQMVVKKILEDIFPRYGLPKVIGSDNGPAFMAQVSQGLARTLGINWKLHCAYRPQSSGQIERMNRTIKETLTKLSLETGIKDWTMLLPYALFCARNTPSVSLCNLTPYEILYGAPPPVRDLTPTLRPTNSFHTPLLDRLKALERTQQYLWKQLATAYQPGDEGTPYRYQVGDFVYVRXHQVSSLEPRWKGPYXVLLVTPTAVKVEGITSWIHASHLKPAPCPDSGWKLEKTDNPLKLRIRRVDRAKDPPLDHQ; encoded by the exons atgggACAGAGTCATTCCACGCCTCTGTCCCTGATCCTTGATCACTGGGCTGAAGTCCGCATAagggctcagaatctttctttttcagtaaaacgctggacctggcagactctctgtGCCACAGAATGGCCCGCCTTTGGAGTTGGATGgcctccagaaggatctttctactcCCCATTGATTCAAAAAGTCAGAGATACTGTTTTTCAGCTGGGGCcacatagccatccagatcaacagccaTATATCTTAACTTGGCAGGACCTTTATGAATCTCCTCCTCCTTGGGTGAAGGCTTTTCTTGTCCCTGTTCCTGCTCCTACCCCTCCCCCTACGATTCTATCTCTCaaacctcctcctccaccctttgttctccctgagtctcaagatttgactctgctggaccctcctccctttccttatcccctgcctccgttccccaacccccaacaccctctaaGTGATTCCCCTGCTGCTGGCTCAGCTTCTCCACCATTGAAGGAG gaagcTGGCCCGGCTAAAGGAACTCGCCGGCAGTGAATGATTAAAAACCCTGAAGCCCCCGTGATACTTCCCCTCCGTCCTCATGGGCCAATGATAGAAGATGGCCATGgtggagaaatgaaaatctaccagtattggcctttctcctcttcagatctatataactagaaaaataacAATCCCCCTTTTTCCGAGGACCCCACCCGGCTCACAGGTCTGATAGAAtcattgatgttttcacaccagcctactttggatgactgccaacaactcTTAGGCACTCTCTTCACGACAGAGGAATGAGAGAGAATCCTcctggaagcaagaaaaaatattctcGGACCAGATGGGCGACCGACACAACTTCCCAACATAATCGAAGCTGACTTCCCCTTGAACCGACCTAACTGGGACCCCaacacctttgaaggtagggagcatctgtccacttACTGCCGGGCTCTAATAGCGGGTCTCCGAGCAGCCGCTAGACGGCCAACTAATTTGAccaaggtaagagagattattcagGGCCCTAATGAATCACCCTCTATGTTTCTGGAGAGAATTATGGAGGCATATAGGAGATATACTCcttttgatcctcaggcagaggatcaaaaggcatctgtcacGATGGCCTTTATTGGGCTAGCTGCCCTAGATATTAGAAAAAAGTTACAACGCTTAGATGGATTACAAGATATGACTTtgagagatttagtcagagaagctgagaaggtatattataagagagaaactgaggaagaaaaggaacaaaggagggagaaagaaagggagcaaagggagaaagaaagggagcaaagggaggatgaaagaagcaaaagacagactgaggcattgactaaggtcctgatcacaacaacaaataggccagAAGTTAGGAGACAGGGAGACAAAAAGGGATACCTGGGCCCACGCCAGAAGCCACATCTGGCCTCAGATCAATGTGcctactgtagagaaaaaggacactgggTCAAAGAGTGCCCTAGAAAGAAACAGCCACACCAACCAGCCGTTCTAACTCTGGAGGATGACTAGGAAAGTCGGGGCTCGGATCCCTTCCCCGAGCTCAGGGtaacttttgaagtggaggggaccccagtaaactttgaagtggatacaggggcagtatactcagcccttaaggcccCATTGGGCCCTCTATCAACTAAAAGGTCTCTAGTTCAAGGGGCTAATGGCAGTAAATATCGGGcttggacaactaagaggaccatggacctgggaaaaggaaaagtccatcactccttcctagtgatCCCAGAATGCCCAGCCCCATTGATGGGCAGAGATCTGCTCACCAAACTCCGGGCCACaataacttttaaccctgaaggcccccaaatggaatttctaaatccttcagtaaaaactcctatagtcatggctttaactatgtcagtagaagatgaacatcaactcttcacaccccca actgatcaaacaggcaagctaccccagaaatggataacagattacccagatgcctgggcagaaactgctgggttAGGCCTCGCCGTAAAACAACCTCCAATAATGGTGgagttaaaaacctcagcctccccaattaatattaaacaatatcctctgagcaaagaagctaaagatgggataaggccccatattcagaaatatctggccttaggGGTCCTAAGGTCCTGTCAATcggcctggaacactcccctgctACCAGTAAAAAAACCAGGAACCGGGGACTATCACCCTGTTCAAGACTTAAGAGAGATCAACAACAGAGTGCAGGACATTCACCCCACAGTACCTAATCCGTACAATCTGCTTAGTACCCTTAACCCCGAGCGAAAATGGTATACTGTCctggacttaaaagatgctttcttttgcttaccTCTGCATAAAGATAGTCAATTGCTGTTTGCTTTCGAGTGGGTAGACCCAGAAACCGGAACATCTGGTCAACTAACTTGGACCAGACTTCCACAGGGGTTCAAGAACTCCCCCACTCTTtttgatgaagccctccacagagatCTCAATAACTTCAGAACCATGCACCCTGAAGTCACCCTActccaatatgtggatgaccTGCTACTGGCAGCGGAcaccaaggaaaactgtgagtctgggacTCAAGCACTACTATCTGAGCTTGCTCAACTCGGGTATAGAGCTTCTgtcaaaaaggcccaaatttgccagcaagaagtaatcttcctggGCTATTCCCTTAGGGGCGGTAAACGAtggctcactgagcccagaaaacaaactgTTGTGCAGATACCACCCCCATCTAATAAGAGGCAACTCAGAGAGTTTCTTGGGACTGCTGGCTTTTGCAGGTTATGGATACCTGGGTTTGCAACCTTAGCTGCTCCTTTATACCTGTTGTTAAAGGGAAATGCCCAATTCCAATGGAACCCTGAACACCAACAAGCTTTTGATAACATCAAAAGGGCGCTGCTATCTGCTCCGGCCTTAGCACTCTCAGATGTAGAAAAACCCTTTACTGTCTAcattgaggaaaagaaaggaatagcATGAGGAGTGCTTACTCAAACTTTAGGACCTTGGAAAAGGCCTATAGCCTACTTATCTAAAAAGCTGGACCCAGTGGCTAGTGGATGGCCTCATTGCCTAAAAGCTTTAGCAGCGGCGGCCCTACTAATCAAAGATGCTGATAAGTTAACGCTGGGGCAGAAGCTAACCATTATAGCCCCCCATGCCCTAGAGAGCATCATCCGCCAGCCACCAGACAGATGGCTATCAAACTCTAGAATAACACACTATCAGAGCCTGTTGCTTGACAAGGACAGAATAATATTGGGACCCCCCGCCCCGCTTAACCCGGCTACACTACTACCTGAACAATCATCAGAACCCGTCACTCATGACTGTCAACATATACTGGCAGAAGAAACCAGTATACGATGGGATTTAAAGGACCAGCCACTGCCCCACTCTGAGATCATATGGTTTACTGATGGCAGCAGCTTTCTCCAGGACGGTAAGCGGTGGGCTGGGGCAGCAATTGTTAGCAGAACTAAAGTCATCTGGTCCTCTAACCTCCCAGAGGGAACATCGGCTCAAAAGGCAGAGCTGATCGCCCTCACAAAGGCATTAGAGCTGGCAGCAGGCAAAAAGGCCACCATATACACAGATAGCCTCTATGCCTTCGCTACCGCTCATATACATGGGGCTATCTACCAGCAAAGGGGACTATTAACCTcagcaggaaaagaaataaagaacaaagatgaGATCCTCTGCCTCCTCTCAGCAATACAAAGCCCTAAAGAACTAGCTATAGTGCACTGTCCAGGACACCAGAAAGGAAATGATCCCGTAGCGGTTGGAAACAGGAGGGCAAATAAAGAGGCTAAATTGGCAGCTCTAAACAGAGTaaccatgttaacactttccaTACGGGGGAAATATGAGTCAGGAGGTTTAACTACATCGGAGCACCCCGACAACTTAACATCTGAGGACACTGACACTGAACTCCTTGACAACACTGAACCCAActtgcaatttcagaaagccctacacTACGTTAATAATGTACATCAACTCACTTACCTTGGCTCAAAGAAACTGCAGGCATTCCTAAAAgatcaagaacagagttttccactAACTGGCTCACAGCGAAAAAAATTAGCTGAACGAATAACAAAAGCCTGTCGGGTCTGTCAATTGGTTAATGCTTACCCCTCCAAGCTTCCTATAGGAAGGTGCCTTCGaggaaccagaccaggacaattctgggaagtggactttactgaaattaagccagcaaggtatggacttaaatatctcc tctttgtagatacattttcaggatggattGAAGCCTTCCCCGCAAAAAAAGAAACCGCGCAAATGGTggtcaagaagatcctggaagatatttttccaagatacggcctgcctaaggtaataggGTCTGATAATGGACCGGCGTTCatggcccaggtaagtcaggggttagccaggaccctggggattaattggaagTTACATTGCgcttatagaccccagagctcaggacaaatagaaagaatgaatagaaccattaaagagaccttgaCGAAATTAAGCTTAGAGAccggcataaaagattggactatgctcctgccttatgcaTTGTTTTGTGCAAGAaatactccctctgtttctttgtgtaaccttaccccctatgaaattctctatggtgcccctcctccagtaAGGGACCTGACCCCAACTCTAAGACCTACCAATTCCTTtcacacccccttgcttgacagactaaaagctcttgaaagaacccagcaatacctgtggaaacagctggccactgcctaccaaccTGGGGACGAAGGGACTCCATACCGATATCAAGTAGGAGACTTCGTCTACGTAAGATgacatcaggtgtcatccctAGAACCTCGCTGGAAAGGACCATACTAGGTGCTACTTGTAACACCTACAGCAGTAAAGGTAGAAggaatcacttcctggatccatgcctctcatctcaagcctGCTCCCTGTCCAGACTCTGGCTGGAAATTGGAAAAGACTGATAACCCTCTCAAATTGCGTATTCGCCGTGTGGATAGGGCTAAGGATCCTCCCCTTGACCATCAGTAG